A stretch of the Buchananella sp. 14KM1171 genome encodes the following:
- a CDS encoding TerC family protein, producing MDVHLLGWLGLTGIILAMIVVDIVGHVRTPHEPTLKEAAIWSAAYVAMAIVFGAIVWYFWGGEYTGQYFAGYVTEKALSIDNLFVFVIILSAFRVPRAYQQEVLLVGIVFALVLRLIFILAGTAMIEHWAWVFYLFGAWLLWVAVQQALEGATGDKEHAVEDEEYKPTGFVKLVARVVPMTDGFVGGKLIHRHAGKTAITPLLLCIIAVGTADVMFAVDSIPAIFSVTREPFLVFAANAFSLLGLRQLYFLIDGLLDRLVYLHYGLAAILGFIGAKLLLHALHENEVPFINGGQPVHLLPEPSTMFSLGVIVCILTVTVIASMVKSGMDKRKQLASK from the coding sequence ATGGACGTACATCTGCTTGGTTGGCTTGGCCTGACCGGCATCATCCTCGCCATGATCGTGGTGGACATCGTGGGCCACGTGCGCACCCCGCACGAGCCCACCTTGAAGGAGGCGGCGATCTGGTCGGCCGCCTACGTGGCGATGGCCATCGTGTTCGGTGCGATCGTCTGGTACTTCTGGGGTGGTGAGTACACCGGGCAGTACTTCGCCGGTTACGTCACCGAGAAGGCGTTGAGCATCGACAACCTCTTCGTGTTCGTCATCATCCTCAGTGCCTTCAGAGTGCCCCGCGCCTACCAGCAGGAGGTGCTGCTGGTGGGCATCGTCTTCGCCCTGGTGCTGCGCCTGATCTTCATCCTGGCCGGTACCGCGATGATCGAGCACTGGGCGTGGGTGTTCTACCTGTTCGGTGCCTGGCTCCTGTGGGTGGCTGTGCAGCAGGCCCTGGAGGGAGCCACCGGGGACAAGGAACACGCGGTCGAGGACGAGGAGTACAAGCCCACCGGCTTCGTGAAGCTCGTGGCGCGCGTGGTGCCGATGACGGACGGTTTCGTGGGCGGCAAGCTGATTCACCGCCACGCCGGCAAGACCGCGATCACCCCGCTGCTGCTGTGCATCATCGCCGTGGGCACCGCGGACGTCATGTTCGCCGTGGACTCTATCCCGGCCATCTTCTCCGTGACGCGCGAGCCCTTCCTGGTGTTCGCCGCCAACGCCTTCTCCCTGCTCGGCCTGCGCCAGCTCTACTTCCTCATCGACGGCCTGCTGGACCGCCTGGTCTACCTGCACTACGGCCTGGCCGCCATCCTGGGCTTCATCGGCGCCAAGCTGCTGCTGCACGCGCTGCACGAGAACGAGGTCCCGTTCATCAACGGCGGCCAGCCCGTCCACCTGCTGCCGGAGCCCTCCACGATGTTCTCCCTGGGGGTCATCGTCTGCATCCTGACCGTCACCGTGATCGCCTCGATGGTGAAGTCCGGGATGGACAAGCGAAAGCAGCTCGCCTCGAAGTAG
- a CDS encoding LPXTG cell wall anchor domain-containing protein, translating to MLRKLGAALAACALAITVHATASADSGPVEPKTPVVTLTPATCENKTNRVRVDGFNTDEAYKKQYRFVIEVKGRNLPVKQLSGPERAVVLAGNEVDIATLLGGNASLGYGKEVTVKAYWFNNKAAPYKYPQSRRTTVDLEYGPDLTNATLLGASNPFTLVNPAKLNCTPLIATAPAAPTFELAAAKCEAGQVIDNVMTVDVAQKHANYRFVATHDGKSISLKQELRQKLWTEGKLSAADIKAAYPSFVFDYTKPISVQAYWFDAEQAYQPSLYDTALALTAGQSDRFIKLGDAKELTLVDPATLNCTPLIATAPAAPTFELAAAKCEAGQVIDNVMTVDVAQKHANYRFVATHDGKSISLKQELRQKLWTEGKLSAADIKAAYPSFVFDYTKPISVQAYWFDAEQAYQPSLYDTALALTAGQSDRFIKLGDAKELTLVDPATLNCTPTPAPSESATPAPSESATPAPSESATPAPSESATAAPSESATAAPSESATPNPSVSGQPGGNGTEAPGDNSSAGAQGPSQAATDQPTVKPTVAATQQASAQPSTPAKGKGKTLAKTGFDQGMIVLTLAVLLGAGATMAISRRRNER from the coding sequence ATGCTGAGGAAGCTCGGGGCGGCGCTTGCCGCCTGTGCTCTCGCGATCACCGTTCACGCCACCGCATCTGCGGACAGCGGTCCGGTGGAGCCGAAGACCCCCGTGGTGACGCTGACCCCCGCAACGTGCGAGAACAAGACGAATAGGGTGCGCGTGGACGGGTTTAACACCGACGAGGCCTACAAGAAGCAGTACCGCTTCGTGATCGAAGTAAAGGGCCGCAACCTCCCGGTCAAGCAACTGAGTGGCCCTGAACGTGCCGTTGTGCTGGCTGGTAACGAGGTGGACATAGCCACCTTGCTTGGAGGCAACGCCTCGCTGGGTTACGGGAAGGAGGTGACGGTGAAGGCCTACTGGTTCAACAACAAGGCAGCTCCGTACAAGTACCCGCAGTCTCGCAGGACCACCGTAGACCTCGAGTACGGCCCCGATCTAACCAACGCTACGCTTCTGGGGGCGTCGAACCCCTTTACCCTAGTAAACCCGGCCAAGCTGAACTGCACGCCGTTGATTGCTACGGCTCCGGCCGCGCCGACTTTCGAGCTGGCTGCCGCGAAGTGTGAGGCCGGTCAGGTCATTGACAACGTGATGACCGTTGACGTGGCCCAGAAGCACGCCAACTACCGTTTCGTTGCCACTCACGACGGCAAGTCCATCTCCCTGAAGCAGGAGCTGCGTCAGAAGCTGTGGACCGAGGGCAAGCTCAGCGCCGCTGACATTAAGGCTGCCTACCCCTCCTTCGTGTTCGACTACACCAAGCCGATCAGCGTGCAGGCCTACTGGTTCGACGCCGAGCAGGCCTACCAGCCCTCGCTGTACGACACCGCCCTGGCCCTGACCGCCGGTCAGTCCGACCGCTTCATCAAGCTGGGCGACGCCAAGGAGCTGACCCTGGTGGACCCGGCCACGCTGAACTGCACGCCGTTGATTGCTACGGCTCCGGCCGCGCCGACTTTCGAGCTGGCTGCCGCGAAGTGTGAGGCCGGTCAGGTCATTGACAACGTGATGACCGTTGACGTGGCCCAGAAGCACGCCAACTACCGTTTCGTTGCCACTCACGACGGCAAGTCCATCTCCCTGAAGCAGGAGCTGCGTCAGAAGCTGTGGACCGAGGGCAAGCTCAGCGCCGCTGACATTAAGGCTGCCTACCCCTCCTTCGTGTTCGACTACACCAAGCCGATCAGCGTGCAGGCCTACTGGTTCGACGCCGAGCAGGCCTACCAGCCCTCGCTGTACGACACCGCCCTGGCCCTGACCGCCGGTCAGTCCGACCGCTTCATCAAGCTGGGCGACGCCAAGGAGCTGACCCTGGTGGACCCGGCCACGCTGAACTGCACCCCCACCCCGGCGCCCTCTGAGTCCGCCACCCCGGCGCCTTCTGAGTCCGCCACCCCGGCGCCCTCCGAGTCCGCCACCCCGGCGCCCTCCGAGTCCGCCACCGCGGCTCCCTCCGAGTCCGCGACTGCGGCTCCCTCTGAGTCCGCCACCCCGAACCCGTCCGTCTCCGGCCAGCCGGGCGGAAATGGCACCGAGGCCCCGGGCGACAACTCCTCGGCCGGTGCGCAGGGCCCGAGCCAGGCCGCCACGGACCAGCCCACCGTCAAGCCCACCGTCGCCGCCACCCAGCAGGCCAGCGCCCAGCCCAGCACCCCGGCCAAGGGCAAGGGCAAGACGCTCGCCAAGACCGGTTTCGACCAGGGCATGATCGTCCTGACCCTCGCCGTGCTTCTTGGTGCCGGCGCCACGATGGCGATTTCTCGCCGCCGCAACGAGCGCTGA
- a CDS encoding YciI family protein produces MAFVAVEYVYDPALAEEMAQVRPAHREFLASLFEQGKLVASGPFTEADAPGALILLAVEDVAAGLELLEADPFFQANLIAGRSARAWNPVIGEFAGR; encoded by the coding sequence ATGGCGTTTGTGGCAGTTGAGTACGTGTACGACCCGGCCCTGGCCGAGGAGATGGCGCAGGTGCGCCCGGCGCACCGCGAGTTCCTGGCCTCGCTGTTCGAGCAGGGCAAGCTGGTGGCCTCCGGCCCGTTCACCGAGGCAGACGCGCCCGGTGCGTTGATTCTGCTCGCGGTGGAGGACGTCGCGGCGGGGCTGGAGCTCCTGGAGGCTGACCCGTTCTTCCAGGCGAACCTGATCGCGGGTCGCAGCGCGCGGGCCTGGAACCCGGTGATCGGCGAGTTCGCCGGCCGCTAG
- the uvrB gene encoding excinuclease ABC subunit UvrB: MRPVTDLVRSVAPFQVISEFQPAGDQPQAIKELAERINAGESDVVLLGATGTGKSATTAWLIEKLGRPALVLAPNKTLAAQLAAELRELLPNNAVEYFVSYYDYYQPEAYVPQTDTFIEKDSSINDEVERLRHSATNSLLTRRDVVVVASVSCIYGLGTPQEYVDRMIPLEVGMELTREELLRRLVDIQYNRNDMDFQRGTFRVRGDTIDVIPVYEENAVRIEMFGDEIEALATLHPLTGDVIRQEEQVFLFPASHYVAGPERMARAISSIEAEMEARVAEFEKAGKLLEAQRLRMRTTFDLEMMRQVGTCSGIENYSLHIDGRERGSAPNTLLDYFPEDFLLVIDESHVTVPQIGAMYEGDASRKRTLVEHGFRLPSALDNRPLKWGEFLERIGQTVYLSATPGEYELERSDGVVEQIIRPTGLLDPKVVVKPTQGQIDDLLGEIRARTERGERVLVTTLTKKMAEDLTTYFAERGVRVEYLHSDVDTLRRVELLRELRLGTFDVLVGINLLREGLDLPEVSLVAILDADKQGFLRSAKSLIQTIGRAARNVSGEVIMYADSVSPAMAAAIDETERRREKQIAYNKAHGIDPQPLRKKIADVTDMLAREDVDTAELLAGGYRGAGQGPSKRERKDATVTVRERLAGVAVDDLAGLIEELTAQMHAAAEDLQFEVAARLRDEVADLKKELRTLKAVG, encoded by the coding sequence ATGCGCCCCGTAACCGACCTCGTTCGCTCCGTCGCCCCATTCCAGGTCATCTCAGAGTTCCAGCCGGCCGGTGACCAGCCCCAGGCAATCAAGGAACTGGCCGAGCGAATCAACGCGGGGGAGAGCGACGTCGTGCTCCTGGGCGCCACCGGTACCGGCAAGAGCGCCACCACCGCCTGGCTGATCGAGAAACTGGGCCGTCCCGCCCTGGTGCTGGCACCCAACAAGACGCTGGCCGCCCAGCTGGCTGCCGAACTGCGCGAACTGCTGCCGAACAACGCGGTGGAATACTTCGTCAGCTACTACGACTACTACCAGCCCGAGGCCTACGTGCCCCAGACGGACACCTTCATCGAGAAGGACTCGTCCATCAACGACGAGGTCGAGCGGCTGCGCCACTCGGCCACCAACTCGCTCCTGACGCGCCGAGACGTGGTGGTGGTCGCCTCTGTCTCCTGCATCTACGGCCTGGGCACCCCCCAGGAGTACGTGGACCGCATGATCCCGCTCGAGGTGGGCATGGAGCTCACGCGCGAGGAGTTGCTGCGGCGCCTGGTGGACATCCAGTACAACCGCAACGACATGGACTTCCAGCGCGGCACCTTCCGGGTGCGGGGAGACACCATCGACGTCATTCCCGTGTATGAGGAAAACGCGGTGCGCATCGAGATGTTCGGTGACGAGATCGAGGCGCTGGCCACCTTGCACCCGCTCACCGGGGACGTGATTCGGCAAGAAGAGCAGGTCTTCCTGTTTCCCGCCTCCCACTACGTGGCCGGCCCGGAGCGCATGGCCCGCGCGATTTCCTCCATCGAGGCGGAGATGGAGGCGCGGGTGGCGGAGTTCGAGAAGGCGGGCAAGCTGCTGGAGGCCCAGCGTCTGCGCATGCGCACCACCTTCGACCTCGAAATGATGCGGCAGGTGGGCACCTGCTCCGGCATCGAGAACTACTCGCTCCACATCGACGGGCGCGAGCGCGGCAGCGCCCCGAACACGCTGCTGGACTACTTCCCGGAGGACTTCCTGCTGGTCATCGACGAGTCCCACGTGACGGTGCCGCAGATTGGCGCGATGTACGAGGGCGACGCCTCCCGCAAGCGCACCCTGGTGGAGCACGGCTTCCGCCTGCCCTCCGCGCTCGACAACCGGCCGCTGAAATGGGGGGAGTTCCTGGAGCGGATAGGCCAGACCGTCTACCTCTCCGCCACGCCGGGCGAGTACGAGCTGGAGCGCAGCGACGGGGTGGTGGAGCAGATCATCCGCCCCACTGGCCTGCTGGACCCGAAGGTGGTGGTCAAGCCCACCCAGGGGCAGATCGACGACCTGTTGGGGGAGATCCGCGCCCGCACCGAGCGTGGCGAGCGCGTCCTGGTCACCACCCTGACGAAGAAGATGGCGGAGGACCTCACCACGTACTTCGCCGAGCGCGGCGTGCGCGTGGAGTACCTGCACTCGGACGTGGACACGCTGCGGCGCGTGGAGCTGCTGCGCGAGCTGCGGCTGGGCACCTTCGACGTGCTGGTGGGCATCAACCTGCTGCGCGAGGGCCTGGACCTGCCCGAGGTCTCCCTGGTGGCGATCCTGGACGCGGACAAGCAGGGCTTCCTGCGCTCGGCCAAGTCGCTGATCCAGACCATCGGCCGCGCCGCCCGCAACGTCAGCGGTGAGGTCATCATGTACGCGGACAGCGTGTCCCCGGCGATGGCGGCCGCGATCGACGAGACCGAGCGCAGGCGGGAGAAGCAGATCGCCTACAACAAGGCGCACGGGATCGACCCGCAGCCGCTGCGCAAGAAGATCGCCGACGTCACCGACATGCTGGCCCGCGAGGACGTGGACACCGCCGAGCTGCTGGCCGGCGGCTACCGGGGCGCGGGGCAGGGACCCTCCAAGCGCGAGCGCAAGGACGCCACGGTCACGGTGCGGGAGCGGCTTGCCGGCGTGGCGGTGGACGACCTGGCCGGGCTGATCGAGGAGCTGACCGCGCAGATGCACGCCGCCGCGGAGGACCTGCAGTTCGAGGTGGCGGCCAGGCTGCGCGACGAGGTGGCCGACCTGAAGAAGGAGCTGCGCACCCTCAAGGCGGTGGGCTAG
- the rpsA gene encoding 30S ribosomal protein S1 produces MTTSTPSSAPQVAINDIGSAEDLLAAIDGTIKYFNDGDIVTGTIVKVDRDEVLLDIGYKTEGVILSRELSIKNDVDPSDVVAVGDEVEAFVLQKEDKEGRLLLSKKRAQYERAWGTIEKIKEEDGVVTGSVIEVVKGGLIIDIGLRGFLPASLVEMRRVRDLQPYVGMELEAKIIELDKNRNNVVLSRRAWLEQTQSEVRSHFLQTLKKGQVRSGVVSSIVNFGAFVDLGGVDGLVHVSELSWKHIDHPNEIVEVGQEVTVEVLDVDMDRERVSLSLKATQEDPWQAFARTHAIGQVVPGKVTKLVPFGAFVRVEDGIEGLVHISELAIRHVEVPEQVAKVGEEVFVKVIDIDLERRRISLSLKQANEGLDVASEEFDPSLYGMAAEYDEQGNYKYPEGFDPESNEWLPGFEKQREAWEQQYAEAHARWEAHKAQVEAAQAAAEEAGAAAAAEAEVPASYSSSTEESAGTLASDEALAALREKLTGN; encoded by the coding sequence TTGACCACCTCTACCCCCTCGTCGGCCCCGCAGGTCGCTATTAACGACATCGGCTCGGCTGAGGACCTCCTCGCTGCCATCGATGGCACCATCAAGTACTTCAACGACGGCGACATCGTCACCGGCACGATCGTCAAGGTCGACCGCGACGAGGTTCTCCTCGACATCGGCTACAAGACTGAGGGCGTAATCCTCTCTCGCGAGCTGTCCATCAAGAACGACGTTGACCCCTCTGACGTGGTCGCCGTCGGCGACGAGGTTGAGGCCTTCGTTCTCCAGAAGGAGGACAAGGAAGGTCGTCTGCTCCTGTCCAAGAAGCGCGCCCAGTACGAGCGCGCCTGGGGCACCATCGAGAAGATCAAGGAAGAGGACGGCGTTGTCACCGGTTCCGTGATCGAGGTCGTCAAGGGCGGTCTGATCATCGACATCGGTCTGCGCGGCTTCCTGCCCGCCTCCCTGGTGGAGATGCGTCGCGTCCGCGACCTGCAGCCCTACGTCGGCATGGAGCTCGAGGCCAAGATCATCGAGCTGGACAAGAACCGCAACAACGTTGTGCTCTCCCGCCGCGCCTGGCTGGAGCAGACCCAGTCCGAGGTCCGCTCCCACTTCCTGCAGACCCTCAAGAAGGGCCAGGTCCGCTCCGGTGTGGTCTCCTCCATCGTCAACTTCGGTGCGTTCGTGGACCTGGGCGGCGTAGACGGCCTGGTCCACGTCTCCGAGCTGTCCTGGAAGCACATCGACCACCCGAACGAGATCGTCGAGGTCGGCCAGGAGGTCACCGTCGAGGTGCTGGACGTGGACATGGACCGCGAGCGTGTCTCCCTGTCCCTCAAGGCCACCCAGGAAGACCCGTGGCAGGCCTTCGCCCGCACCCACGCCATCGGCCAGGTTGTGCCCGGCAAGGTCACCAAGCTGGTTCCGTTCGGTGCGTTCGTGCGCGTCGAGGACGGCATCGAGGGCCTGGTGCACATCTCCGAGCTGGCCATCCGCCACGTCGAGGTGCCCGAGCAGGTCGCCAAGGTGGGCGAGGAGGTCTTCGTCAAGGTCATCGACATCGACCTGGAGCGTCGCCGCATCTCCCTGTCCCTGAAGCAGGCCAACGAGGGCCTGGACGTCGCCTCCGAGGAGTTCGACCCGTCCCTCTACGGCATGGCCGCCGAGTACGACGAGCAGGGCAACTACAAGTACCCGGAGGGCTTCGACCCGGAGTCCAACGAGTGGCTGCCCGGCTTCGAGAAGCAGCGTGAGGCCTGGGAGCAGCAGTACGCTGAGGCCCACGCCCGCTGGGAGGCCCACAAGGCTCAGGTTGAGGCCGCTCAGGCCGCTGCCGAGGAGGCCGGTGCGGCTGCCGCCGCCGAGGCCGAGGTTCCGGCTTCCTACTCCTCCTCCACCGAGGAGTCCGCTGGCACCCTGGCTTCCGACGAGGCCCTGGCTGCTCTGCGCGAGAAGCTGACCGGTAACTGA
- the coaE gene encoding dephospho-CoA kinase has translation MGLTGGIGAGKSTVAAICADAGAVVVSADELARQVVAPGSDALEAIVSLFGPEVLSTTGELDRAALARIVFSDDVARAALEDVMHPAIQAAAGRAFAAAPPGSVVVYDIPLLTELRAEKDYDVVLVVETPLPLRLRRLAGRGMSAQDALARIEAQASDEERRAIADVVLVNDASVEQLATNLRPHFEQWADAARLRRDTSRGAN, from the coding sequence GTGGGACTAACCGGCGGAATAGGCGCGGGCAAGTCCACCGTCGCAGCGATTTGCGCCGACGCTGGCGCCGTCGTGGTCTCCGCAGACGAACTGGCCCGGCAGGTGGTCGCCCCGGGCAGCGACGCCCTGGAGGCGATCGTTTCGTTGTTTGGCCCGGAGGTCCTCAGCACGACCGGCGAGTTAGACCGCGCCGCCCTGGCCCGGATAGTTTTCTCGGACGACGTTGCCCGCGCGGCCCTTGAAGACGTCATGCACCCCGCGATTCAGGCCGCCGCCGGGCGTGCCTTCGCGGCCGCGCCGCCCGGCTCCGTGGTGGTCTACGACATCCCGCTGTTAACCGAGTTGCGCGCGGAGAAGGACTACGACGTGGTCTTGGTGGTGGAGACGCCGCTGCCGCTGCGGCTGCGACGCCTGGCGGGGCGGGGAATGAGCGCCCAAGACGCCCTGGCGCGGATCGAAGCGCAGGCGAGCGACGAGGAGCGCCGGGCGATCGCCGACGTGGTTCTGGTCAACGACGCCAGCGTGGAGCAGCTTGCCACCAATCTGCGTCCACATTTTGAACAGTGGGCGGATGCGGCCCGCTTGCGTCGGGACACGAGTAGGGGCGCAAACTAG
- a CDS encoding bile acid:sodium symporter family protein: MVGIVGALFAGLFLPAPPGAQAPLGVVRTGAVVVLFFLYGARLRGREVWSGVRNWRLQLLTPVVTFVIYPLVGLAVSAALEPWLGVFSFGVLFTALLPSTVQTSITLTSIARGNVAGAVVAATVSNLAGVFLTPVLVMIYLGGEVGIGFAQFGKVAAQILLPFVVGQVVGRWIGNWLRARPRLTRAWDQSTLVLIVYISVGQATTAGAWESVSAPMLAALLVSCLLLLAPVLALTWWGGAALRLDRPDRIAFLMCGSVKALTSGLPMAAVLFPPELLAAATIPVVLFHQVQLVVKSVLAQRLAARSG, translated from the coding sequence GTGGTCGGGATAGTCGGTGCACTGTTTGCCGGCCTGTTCCTGCCGGCGCCGCCGGGCGCCCAGGCCCCCCTGGGGGTGGTGCGCACCGGGGCGGTGGTGGTGCTTTTCTTCCTCTACGGTGCCCGCCTGCGCGGCCGCGAGGTGTGGTCAGGGGTGCGGAACTGGCGCCTGCAGCTGCTCACCCCGGTGGTGACCTTCGTGATCTACCCGCTGGTGGGCCTGGCGGTTTCCGCCGCGCTGGAGCCATGGCTGGGCGTCTTCTCCTTCGGGGTGCTCTTTACCGCGCTGCTGCCCTCCACGGTGCAGACCTCGATCACGCTGACCTCCATCGCGCGCGGCAACGTGGCTGGCGCGGTGGTGGCGGCCACCGTCTCCAACCTGGCGGGGGTGTTCCTCACCCCGGTGCTGGTGATGATCTACCTGGGCGGTGAGGTGGGCATAGGTTTTGCCCAGTTCGGCAAGGTGGCAGCCCAGATCCTGCTGCCCTTCGTGGTGGGCCAGGTGGTCGGGCGCTGGATCGGGAACTGGTTGCGGGCCAGGCCGCGCCTGACGCGCGCTTGGGACCAATCCACGCTGGTGCTGATCGTCTACATTTCGGTGGGCCAGGCCACCACGGCCGGCGCGTGGGAGTCGGTGAGCGCCCCGATGCTCGCCGCCCTGCTGGTCTCCTGCCTCCTGCTGCTGGCGCCGGTGCTGGCGCTGACGTGGTGGGGCGGAGCGGCTTTGCGGCTGGATCGCCCAGACCGGATCGCCTTCCTCATGTGCGGCTCGGTGAAGGCACTGACCTCGGGGCTGCCCATGGCGGCGGTGTTGTTCCCGCCCGAGCTGTTGGCGGCTGCGACGATCCCGGTGGTGCTGTTCCACCAGGTGCAGCTCGTCGTGAAGTCCGTGCTGGCCCAGCGCCTGGCTGCCCGCAGCGGCTAG